In Thermomicrobiales bacterium, one genomic interval encodes:
- the larB gene encoding nickel pincer cofactor biosynthesis protein LarB, whose translation MTNPDPFVDLRRALLGEIESQEEAGVRIDRERHARTGAPEVIYGQGKSPDQIVVAARKLIESEGRVLVARVDGDAVAAITGELSSVGCEIAHDTLGRTLVAMRPGTLPVLTGGRVGILTAGSSDRPQALEAAAVLAEMGCSVSLRFDMGIAGLHRLVEPLRETLAHDPDALIVAAGMDGVLPGVVSGLVSLPVVALPTSTGYGFGGDGLGALTTMLQTCSPGLAVVNIDNGIGAGIMAGLIANRAASQRSAGR comes from the coding sequence ATGACGAATCCTGACCCATTCGTCGATCTGCGCCGAGCCTTGCTCGGAGAGATCGAATCCCAGGAAGAAGCCGGCGTTCGCATCGATCGAGAGCGCCACGCTCGCACGGGCGCGCCCGAGGTGATCTACGGTCAGGGCAAATCCCCCGATCAAATCGTCGTTGCCGCACGCAAGCTCATCGAAAGCGAGGGACGCGTGCTCGTCGCACGAGTCGATGGCGACGCAGTTGCCGCGATCACTGGAGAACTCTCTTCAGTCGGTTGCGAGATCGCTCATGACACCCTTGGCAGAACGCTGGTCGCCATGCGTCCAGGCACGTTGCCGGTTCTGACCGGGGGACGGGTGGGAATCCTCACCGCGGGATCGTCCGACCGTCCACAAGCGCTCGAGGCCGCGGCCGTCCTGGCAGAGATGGGTTGCTCGGTGTCGCTTCGCTTCGACATGGGGATCGCCGGGCTGCATCGGCTGGTCGAACCACTGCGGGAAACGCTGGCGCACGATCCTGATGCACTCATCGTGGCGGCCGGCATGGATGGTGTGTTGCCGGGAGTCGTCTCCGGACTCGTTTCCCTCCCAGTGGTGGCGCTGCCGACATCGACGGGCTACGGATTCGGCGGGGATGGGCTGGGAGCATTGACCACGATGCTACAGACCTGTTCGCCAGGTCTTGCTGTGGTCAATATCGACAATGGAATCGGCGCCGGCATCATGGCCGGGCTCATTGCGAACCGGGCTGCCAGTCAGCGTTCCGCTGGTCGCTGA
- a CDS encoding TlyA family RNA methyltransferase: MSARLDLEMVERGLAPTRSKAQALILAGVVLVDDQPARKAGDPVGHENVISLVEPPRFVSRGGEKLDHALREFAIDLTGRVCADIGASTGGFTDVMLQLGAATVFAIDVGYGQIALELRNDPRVIVMDRTNARFLESLPLPVEFTAIDASFISLSKLFPAVGRISAPDASVVALIKPQFEAGKGEVGKNGVVRDRSVHERVLRDVVFQASENSLHLRGLTASPIKGPAGNIEFLGSFQCGASASPPIDVEAAIERALAGAPR; the protein is encoded by the coding sequence ATGAGCGCCCGGCTCGATCTCGAAATGGTGGAGCGCGGACTTGCGCCAACGCGCAGCAAGGCGCAGGCGCTCATCCTGGCCGGGGTCGTGTTGGTGGACGACCAGCCCGCGCGCAAAGCCGGTGACCCAGTGGGGCACGAGAACGTCATTTCCCTGGTCGAGCCGCCCCGGTTCGTGAGCAGAGGCGGTGAGAAGCTCGATCACGCGCTTCGTGAGTTCGCGATCGACTTGACGGGTAGAGTCTGCGCGGATATCGGCGCGAGTACTGGCGGCTTCACGGATGTCATGCTCCAGCTCGGCGCCGCGACCGTCTTCGCCATCGATGTCGGGTACGGTCAGATTGCATTGGAGCTGCGGAACGATCCACGCGTGATCGTCATGGATCGCACCAATGCGCGATTTCTCGAGTCGCTTCCACTTCCAGTCGAGTTCACCGCGATCGACGCTTCCTTCATCTCGCTTTCCAAGCTCTTTCCCGCCGTGGGCCGCATTTCGGCTCCCGATGCCAGCGTTGTCGCATTGATCAAGCCACAGTTCGAGGCCGGCAAAGGCGAGGTCGGCAAGAACGGGGTCGTGCGCGACCGGTCCGTTCACGAGCGTGTCCTGCGGGATGTGGTGTTTCAGGCCAGCGAGAACTCGCTGCATTTGCGCGGACTGACCGCTTCCCCCATCAAGGGACCAGCGGGAAACATCGAGTTTCTCGGCTCCTTCCAGTGTGGCGCGAGTGCCAGTCCTCCAATCGATGTCGAAGCCGCTATCGAGCGTGCTCTTGCTGGAGCGCCCCGATGA
- the ruvC gene encoding crossover junction endodeoxyribonuclease RuvC, with protein MIVLGIDPGTARLGYGVIDTADGSPAMIDYGIAETHPTESMPERLLQLYSNMRLLLAEHDPDVMAVEKLFFARNVTTALAVGQARGVVLLAAAERGIPVREYSPSEIKHAVVGYGKADKNQIQEMVRIILGLDHIPRPDDAADALAIAVCDAHMTSGYGAYAR; from the coding sequence ATGATCGTGCTCGGAATCGACCCAGGAACCGCGCGGTTGGGATACGGTGTCATCGACACTGCAGATGGATCGCCGGCGATGATCGACTACGGCATTGCCGAGACGCACCCGACCGAGTCGATGCCGGAGCGCCTCCTTCAGCTCTACAGCAACATGCGCCTGCTGCTCGCCGAGCACGATCCCGATGTCATGGCCGTCGAGAAGCTCTTTTTCGCACGCAATGTCACCACCGCGCTCGCGGTGGGACAAGCGCGCGGAGTTGTGCTGCTTGCAGCGGCAGAACGCGGCATTCCGGTGCGCGAATACAGTCCGAGCGAGATCAAGCACGCGGTGGTGGGATACGGCAAAGCCGACAAGAACCAGATTCAGGAAATGGTGCGGATCATCCTCGGGCTCGACCACATTCCTCGGCCAGATGACGCTGCCGATGCGCTGGCTATTGCGGTCTGTGATGCGCACATGACCAGCGGATACGGCGCATACGCCCGATGA
- a CDS encoding YebC/PmpR family DNA-binding transcriptional regulator: MSGHSKWATIKRAKGANDQKRGQLFTKLAREITVAAKAGGPDPDANSALRLAIQKARAENMPKDNIDRAIERATGAGNADNFDEISYEGYGPGGVAVVIRALTDNRNRTVGEVRSALTRAGGTLGENGSVAWMFDNVGLISVDANGGDPEEIALVAIDAGADDVSIDEDGIEVYTAVQSLHTVQEALVAAGITVNSADPVMKPKATVTPDTASAIKVIKLLEKLEDLDDVQTVYSNLEFTDELLAEAS; this comes from the coding sequence ATGTCGGGACATTCGAAATGGGCGACGATCAAGCGGGCCAAAGGCGCGAACGATCAAAAGCGTGGCCAGCTGTTCACCAAGCTCGCCCGTGAGATCACCGTGGCGGCTAAGGCTGGCGGCCCTGACCCCGATGCGAACTCGGCGCTGCGGCTGGCCATCCAGAAGGCCCGCGCGGAGAACATGCCCAAAGACAATATCGACCGCGCCATCGAGCGAGCCACGGGCGCAGGCAATGCCGACAACTTTGACGAGATTTCCTACGAGGGATATGGCCCAGGTGGCGTCGCGGTTGTCATTCGCGCGCTGACCGACAATCGCAATCGCACCGTCGGGGAAGTCCGCTCCGCGCTCACTCGGGCCGGCGGAACCCTCGGAGAGAACGGAAGCGTTGCCTGGATGTTCGACAATGTCGGACTCATTTCAGTCGATGCGAACGGTGGCGATCCGGAGGAAATCGCGCTCGTTGCGATCGATGCGGGTGCCGACGATGTCTCCATCGACGAAGACGGGATCGAGGTCTACACCGCGGTGCAAAGCCTGCACACGGTGCAAGAGGCGCTGGTCGCAGCCGGGATCACAGTCAATTCGGCCGATCCGGTGATGAAGCCCAAAGCAACCGTCACACCGGACACCGCTTCCGCCATCAAGGTCATCAAGCTGCTCGAGAAGCTGGAGGATCTGGACGACGTGCAAACGGTCTACTCCAATCTCGAATTCACTGACGAGTTGCTGGCCGAAGCCAGCTAG
- the rpoD gene encoding RNA polymerase sigma factor RpoD, protein MSDLLEKGRSQGYLLTDDLLALFPNAEDQIEGLDQLYSSLVTEGIEVMDHAPARSETERRQPQEERLDEADQPSGVGDSVRLYLQQIGETDLLTMQGEIDLSKRIELGKFAQAQLDEDSSLSPAERKSLLALVEDGERARAHLIQANLRLVVSVAKRYVGRGMSFLDLIQEGNIGLMKATDKFDYKRGFKFSTYATWWIRQAITRSISDQSRTIRLPVHVGETINRVRKTSHRLQQIYEREPTAEEIGRAMDMTDDKVRQVLDVSRHPISLEAPVGQDGEAFLGDFIEDSALPQPVELASHQLLKLQIAEALDKLSERERRIIVLRFGLEDGKFRTLEEVGREFGITRERIRQIEAKALRKLRHPSYSRQLRGYLD, encoded by the coding sequence ATGTCAGATCTCCTCGAAAAAGGCCGTTCGCAAGGGTACTTGCTGACCGACGATCTGTTGGCGCTGTTCCCGAATGCAGAGGACCAGATCGAGGGCCTCGATCAGCTCTATTCGTCGCTGGTCACCGAAGGCATCGAGGTCATGGATCACGCTCCGGCTCGTTCGGAGACCGAACGCCGGCAGCCCCAGGAAGAGCGCCTCGACGAGGCCGATCAGCCGTCCGGCGTGGGCGACTCGGTCCGCCTCTATCTGCAGCAGATCGGCGAAACCGATCTGTTGACCATGCAGGGCGAGATCGACCTTTCGAAGCGAATCGAGCTTGGGAAGTTCGCTCAGGCGCAGCTCGACGAGGACTCCTCGCTTTCCCCCGCAGAGCGCAAGTCGCTGCTGGCGCTGGTCGAGGACGGCGAACGAGCGCGCGCGCATCTCATTCAGGCGAACCTTCGCCTGGTCGTTTCAGTGGCCAAGCGATACGTCGGCCGTGGAATGTCGTTCCTGGATCTCATCCAGGAGGGCAATATCGGCTTGATGAAAGCGACGGACAAGTTCGACTACAAGCGCGGTTTCAAGTTCAGCACCTACGCTACCTGGTGGATTCGCCAGGCCATCACGCGTTCGATTTCGGACCAAAGCCGCACGATTCGGTTGCCGGTCCATGTTGGCGAGACCATCAACCGGGTACGCAAGACCTCGCATCGACTGCAACAGATCTACGAGCGTGAGCCCACTGCCGAAGAAATCGGCCGGGCTATGGACATGACCGATGACAAGGTGCGGCAGGTGCTCGATGTCAGCCGGCATCCGATCTCGCTGGAAGCTCCGGTCGGACAAGACGGCGAGGCGTTTCTGGGGGACTTCATCGAGGACAGCGCGCTGCCGCAGCCAGTCGAGCTCGCTTCGCATCAGCTCCTCAAGCTCCAGATCGCCGAGGCGCTCGACAAGCTGAGCGAGCGTGAGCGACGCATCATCGTGCTGCGGTTCGGGCTGGAAGACGGGAAATTCCGTACGCTGGAGGAAGTCGGGCGCGAGTTCGGCATCACCCGTGAGCGGATTCGCCAGATCGAAGCCAAAGCGCTGCGCAAGCTCCGGCATCCATCGTACAGCCGTCAATTGCGTGGATATCTCGACTAG